Proteins found in one Streptomyces sp. CB09001 genomic segment:
- a CDS encoding TetR family transcriptional regulator, whose translation MAARRDPISRRDRPAKPALSRRWIVDTAVALMRAEGLEKVTMRRLAQELDTGPASLYVYVANTAELHAAVLDALLGEVDLTGAGAEEGWREQLRAVLMSYTLVLFAHPQLARSALVARPSGENYLRLVERILELLARSGAPGSQVAWGVDKLLQDATATAAEHATQAHEPTSHEDWSATVRALRGADEATHPAIASHVSLLVGGSARDRMRWSFDVLVNGITRTPVPGPARGTAD comes from the coding sequence ATGGCAGCGAGAAGAGACCCGATCAGCCGCCGGGACCGCCCGGCGAAGCCCGCACTGTCCCGGCGGTGGATCGTCGACACCGCGGTGGCGCTCATGCGTGCGGAGGGGCTGGAGAAGGTCACCATGCGCCGCCTGGCACAGGAGCTGGACACCGGCCCCGCCTCCCTCTACGTGTACGTGGCGAACACCGCCGAACTGCACGCGGCCGTGCTGGACGCCCTGCTGGGTGAGGTCGACCTCACCGGCGCGGGCGCCGAAGAGGGCTGGCGCGAGCAGCTCCGGGCCGTGCTGATGTCGTACACCCTCGTACTGTTCGCACACCCTCAGCTCGCCCGCTCGGCCCTGGTCGCCCGCCCCAGCGGGGAGAACTACCTGCGCCTCGTGGAACGGATCCTCGAGTTGCTCGCCCGCAGTGGAGCTCCCGGCTCTCAGGTCGCCTGGGGCGTGGACAAGCTCTTGCAGGACGCCACCGCGACCGCCGCCGAGCACGCGACCCAGGCACACGAGCCGACGTCCCACGAGGACTGGAGCGCCACCGTCCGCGCCCTGCGCGGGGCGGACGAGGCCACCCATCCCGCGATCGCCTCCCACGTGTCCCTCCTCGTCGGCGGCTCCGCCCGCGACCGGATGCGCTGGTCGTTCGACGTCCTCGTCAACGGGATCACCCGCACGCCCGTCCCTGGTCCGGCCCGGGGCACGGCCGACTGA
- a CDS encoding FAD-dependent monooxygenase, with protein sequence MNTRHHPIAIIGGGLGGLTAARVLHVNGIESAVFDLDAGPEARTQGGMLDIHEENGQKAIHAAGLHDEFRKIIHEGGQAMRLAGPDGTVHVATEDVGDGGRPEVDRGDLRGLLLNSLPDGTVHWRRRATGARPMDDGRHEVTFADGSTVTTDLLIGADGAWSRIRPLLSDAEPAYTGISFVETDLHEADTRHPGSAAVVGGGFFICLGDRRGFLAHRETDGSLHVYTALRADEDWIDTIDFTDHGAAKAAVLAHFDGWDEDLRGLVAHAEAITPRRIHALPVGHRWKRTPGITLLGDAAHLMSPFAGEGANLAMYDGAELALALAAHPGDTEAALTEYEEALFPRSEASAIESADSLDTMFGTDGLERMIAFFGSGRPGA encoded by the coding sequence ATGAACACCCGGCACCACCCCATCGCGATCATCGGCGGCGGCCTGGGCGGCCTCACCGCGGCCCGCGTCCTGCATGTGAACGGCATCGAATCCGCGGTCTTCGACCTGGACGCGGGCCCCGAGGCCCGCACACAGGGCGGCATGCTCGACATCCACGAGGAGAACGGCCAGAAGGCGATCCACGCCGCCGGCCTCCACGACGAGTTCCGCAAGATCATCCACGAGGGCGGCCAGGCGATGCGCCTGGCCGGTCCCGACGGCACCGTCCACGTCGCCACCGAGGACGTGGGTGACGGCGGCCGCCCCGAGGTCGACCGCGGCGACCTGCGTGGCCTGCTGCTCAACTCCCTCCCTGACGGCACGGTCCACTGGCGGCGCAGGGCCACCGGCGCCCGGCCGATGGACGACGGCCGGCACGAGGTCACCTTCGCCGACGGTTCGACCGTCACCACCGATCTCCTCATCGGCGCCGACGGCGCATGGTCCCGCATCCGGCCACTGCTCTCGGACGCCGAGCCCGCCTACACCGGCATCTCCTTCGTGGAGACCGACCTGCACGAGGCCGACACCCGCCACCCGGGCAGCGCGGCCGTCGTCGGCGGTGGCTTCTTCATCTGCCTCGGCGACCGGCGCGGCTTCCTCGCCCACCGCGAGACCGACGGCAGCCTCCACGTCTACACCGCGCTCAGGGCGGACGAGGACTGGATCGACACCATCGACTTCACCGACCACGGCGCAGCCAAGGCCGCGGTCCTCGCCCACTTCGACGGCTGGGACGAGGACCTGCGCGGCCTGGTCGCCCACGCGGAGGCCATCACCCCGCGCCGCATCCACGCCCTGCCCGTCGGGCATCGCTGGAAGCGGACCCCCGGCATCACCCTGCTCGGAGACGCGGCCCACCTGATGTCCCCCTTCGCCGGCGAGGGCGCCAACCTCGCCATGTACGACGGTGCCGAACTCGCCCTGGCCCTCGCCGCTCACCCCGGCGACACCGAGGCCGCGCTCACGGAGTACGAGGAAGCCCTCTTTCCCCGCAGCGAGGCGTCCGCCATCGAGTCCGCCGACAGCCTGGACACCATGTTCGGCACCGACGGCCTGGAGCGGATGATCGCGTTCTTCGGCTCCGGCCGACCAGGAGCCTGA